ACAGGAAGTTTAATCTGAAACACTGCTTTGGAAGTCAAATGCAGtgcaaaaataaagatgtaGCTAGTGTTCCTGAATTTaagctattattattatttcaagtGATGAACATTTTGAATTACTGGGAAAATACTGAATAACTGTGATTTGACTGTGACATGAAATCGCATATTTTCTATTCCTCAGAGAGAAATACAAtaagaggagacatttaaaaaatgcattaagagttgaaataaaaaactgaaactcaaACTTTTCTCAGTTTGTGAGTGCTCACattgttaaaacaaagttaCTACTCTTGCAAGGTGACAAttcaagaaaagaaagttttctgcaacattttacTGTCTTTCTAGGCTTTATAGTTCACAAAGGCCTGTGTCATTGTCCCTCTGATGGGGGCGTTActctgtggatgtgtgtgtagGACTTTATAAGCGTCACACTGCCATGGTGAGACACCCCCATTGGTAGAACACACTCCTCTGTCAATACCCCTCTGTCAACATCCCAGCACATCACTGTGGAGATGACTTGGTTCTTGTTGTCCCTTCCCCCTGTCACAAAAAGTTTATTGTTGCAGGCTGCAATGGCACAACTCGCCCTCTCCCCAAGATTGGTCACAAGGGACCAGGAGTCCGACAGAGGGGAGTAGCAGTACATGGCATGCATGGCACCAcctagaaacacacacaaaaggcaaTGACCatatcaatttaaaataaacagcatcagttttattccactttactgaaataaatgattGAAAAGCAAACGATGTACGAGCTGTAAATGTAAGACATTTAAATATGCAAGACTGTAATAATGGAGTTGCTGCTTAAAACGTTTTTAATCACCCTCTTTTGTTTCAGAAGGTGCCAAATGTCCAATTGAGTTAAATGTCTTAATTACAAGCAGGGCATCTTTTAGTACAGAGCCCTGCTGCTGTAATGTCTAAGACCtctgcttaaaataaaacatgatgtggGAAATATGGTGCCATTATAGATATAAATATGACCTAGGTCAGGTGTACCAATACAAGCCAGATGGTCCATGTTAATTTCTGAACTATGAAACCACAGGCGTATCCGTCTTTTAAAAGCTCTGTCTCATCATCTCTGGGTCGtgtcaatatttttaaatgcatggCAGATTGTTAACTTGCATTAGTGGATGTGACAACATTCTTTACTCACTAAAAGTATCCCTTAGCACAATGGCTCCCAGGCGTTTTGGTTTCTgaccagcagcagaaacttgtGACCCTGACTAGTTTTGGGTAAAGTCTGCAAACTTTGCAATTAGGCCAAATAAACAAGAGCATAATGAGAGCAACCATCCATAGAGCAGTACTTTTACCTACACGTTTTAGTGTTTCTCATAAAAAATATGGGAAAAAAAGGTCATTAACAATCTTTTTCCCCCTAGAAACAATCTCAAGACCccaaaatatcttgttttgCAATCCATATTGGAGTCCTGACCCCATCTTTGGAACCACTGTAGTAAGCCATGCTCCATGTTTCCACAATGCTGAtcattcagtttgtgtttgtgcattatTCCTTTTGTATCAAGAGTAGTATTTGAtccaaagaaaacaataaaactcaaaacatctttttgattttatgtctcacaatattttttccccccaaaccATTAGTCCATGCAGTGCTTCAATAAGTGGCAAAACTCTTTTTAGTGTTGTCAGTTGCACTATCCAGACTTTAGATCTTTCACTTACAGGGTATACTTTCAATTTTGagcaattttcttttgttacatcattttctaatgttttgctcacataaaattttaaataagcacaaaacctttacaaaaaacactttcttcagttttactgTTACACATGATGCCTTTGTACTGGTTTTAGCGATATACAACAGCTAATCATCACTttttatgttcatattttaaacagCATCTTGCTTTCTTTGAACTTACCAACTATATAGATGCAGTTCTTGAATGTAACAGCATTAGTGCATTTGGTTTCGATTGGGATGGGTGCCCTCAGTTCCCAGCTGTCTGTGGCCGGCTCCCAGCACTGAACTTTATCTGTTGCTAGTTTCCCATTGGGACCACCCCCGATCACAAAGATCCATTTGTCAAAGCTTGCTGCTGCAAATGAGCTGACGCCCACTGCAAGAGGTGTCACCTGGAGGAGgtgcataaaaaaacatgtaagtaAGAATAACCAAGCCCAAACAGCCAAAGGGTAAGacataaagctaaaataaaggATGTTTGATGACAATACAGCCCATTTTGAGGAACCTTTGTATAAAGTTACATATCGAATTACCTGTGTCCAGCGATTGTGAAACGGATCATATGCCTCGACACTAGCAAGTCTCTGAACTCCATCAAATCCTCCCAGTGCGTACACCTTCCCACCATGAACGGCCATCTTGTGCCTCCAGCGTCCAGTCAACAGAGACTCAATTTGAATCCATTTATCGAGAGCGCCGTTATATTTCCAAACATCGTGCTGTGTCTCTTTACCTCCTAAAACAACAAGACCGTTTGAGAAACCTGTCGCTTTCCTCTCAGACTACATGTCATAAAAAGATCCAacaggtcgttcaaagagctatctacaacaggtaagacgttcactgttcataacctttaagCATAATTTTGCTTCAAAAGATGTGgctaaaatctttaaatcaatGAAGTTTCACTTTAAGGACCCAAAATCTTATGACTTGATCTAAGCCTTTGCAGCGTGCGTCATCTTGAGCCGTTAAGCGCAGCTGAGGTGTCAGTTCCTGGGTTGGAAAACATCTCAAACCACAGTAACTGTAGATAATGTTACGTCTTCCTGTTGCCTTGTTCACGTCTACGCTCTGAACTTTGATACAGAAGCTCCAATTTTACAACCCAGGACAAGAAAAAAGTCATAATGCAACTTTATAAGTGTTAAATGATCAAATGGTGAACTCATttctgtttgatatttttatgaaGTGAAAAACATTGGGCCTGTTCCCTCACCAGAAATGTAGACTTCATTGTGGAAAGTGATACAAGAGAACTCcacccattttttgttttgggtttcaTCCTCCATCTCTGTCATTGGCAGCCTGGCCACCTCCAGCCGGCTGCGTCTCAGAGGGTCCAAGCATGTGACAGTGGAAATGAAGCGTTCGTCTTTAGTGCAGCCTCCAACGATCAGGAAGACTTCTGACAGAAAGTGCTGCACACGAGGTTTGGTTCTCTCTGAGACCACCTGTAAAACAGACATATATGAGTGAATTAATTAGCACTAAATCATGAAGGATAATATGTGATCTTGTAGGATGGTGTACTGACCTCCCTGCCAGAGAGGTGAAACATGCGGGCCTCTTGCAACAGCGAAAAGGCCTCACTGCAGCGGCGTATCAGTTCATCCGACTCCACTTTCTCCACGAAGTATGCCGGCTCCAGCAGAGGCAGCCGCACATGTGAGAGCAGCCTGATCAGTAACGGGTAGCGTTCGTCCTGCTTGGCTCTCAGCCAGCGCATCAGGGCTTCGAAAACGCACTCCTCACACTTCACGTCCAGGTCGTCCCGCTGCAGGATGGCCTCCAGAGACTCGGCTGGCAGCTCCAGGAAGTCCTGCTGCTGGACCACCTGAGAGAACTGGGACGTGATGAAGTCCTGAGCCCTCATCCTCAGGCCCGGCAGAGCGTGGTTGTCGGCCAGGTTCAGGATCTCTACACAGCTCTCCAGCTGTATGGACTTGCTCAGAAAGCTGGTACATGCATCCACCACACGCAggaactaaaacaagaaaacaaatatatttctgAGACGCTTCCACTGGATCTTCTTTATactaattttaatttgatgccacaaacacatttagaaaATGCCTCTGTGCTGCCTCATCTCTACGTCTAGAAAACCTTTTCATTCCAAGTGCATCTTTAAGTGTAGAAGATTTCCATCCCAGATGCAAATAGGTGCCATCATACAATCACAGATGATGACTTTTGAACTGAGTGGTTACAACAAACCATGTGGTTTCTGTTCCCTTTAGCACAGAAGATGATTCAGAATTTTCCAGaatgagttttaaatgttaatttgtcACACCACGGGACAGTTTTCAGCTGAGGTGGAAAAATTACTTGGTCTTTACCTACTTTCATCAAAGGCAAGTGATAATGTaatgcctgtgtctgtgtgttcattcatctatctgttagcaaagtatgcCATgcaccactggactgattttaatgaacatttcagaaagtaatcatcaggtGCAAATCTAACTCAAGAATGCCGCTACAGTttatcaaccttagc
This genomic stretch from Kryptolebias marmoratus isolate JLee-2015 linkage group LG6, ASM164957v2, whole genome shotgun sequence harbors:
- the klhl6 gene encoding kelch-like protein 6 — its product is MSDSLERTTDCPLSPPGDEPALNEELGSAAGPSELCWEDGGLPVELQRAMENLRVNRELTDVTLCVQGHEFPCHRAILAAASQYFRAMFCSGLRESYEEQVEMKGLDSGTMQSLLEYTYTSRAMLTHSNVQRILEAASQFQFLRVVDACTSFLSKSIQLESCVEILNLADNHALPGLRMRAQDFITSQFSQVVQQQDFLELPAESLEAILQRDDLDVKCEECVFEALMRWLRAKQDERYPLLIRLLSHVRLPLLEPAYFVEKVESDELIRRCSEAFSLLQEARMFHLSGREVVSERTKPRVQHFLSEVFLIVGGCTKDERFISTVTCLDPLRRSRLEVARLPMTEMEDETQNKKWVEFSCITFHNEVYISGGKETQHDVWKYNGALDKWIQIESLLTGRWRHKMAVHGGKVYALGGFDGVQRLASVEAYDPFHNRWTQVTPLAVGVSSFAAASFDKWIFVIGGGPNGKLATDKVQCWEPATDSWELRAPIPIETKCTNAVTFKNCIYIVGGAMHAMYCYSPLSDSWSLVTNLGERASCAIAACNNKLFVTGGRDNKNQVISTVMCWDVDRGVLTEECVLPMGVSHHGSVTLIKSYTHIHRVTPPSEGQ